One genomic window of Quercus robur chromosome 6, dhQueRobu3.1, whole genome shotgun sequence includes the following:
- the LOC126733278 gene encoding protein BRASSINOSTEROID INSENSITIVE 1 encodes MKTFSSFFLFLLSLTFLSLQASQGSTTSSSYKDTQRLLNFKASVSNPTLLSNWLPNQNTCNFTGITCKDSLVSSIDLSSTHLGTNFSLVSTFLLSLDHLETLVLKGINLTGTISFTKCNTFLTTLDLSQNSLSGSLSDISNLGSCSSLKSLNLSNNGLDSSFLKDSPRLNLEVLDLSNNKLSGPSVITWLFQSSCNGMQWLVLKGNKLTGEIGPTLATCETLKHLDLSSNNFSVVVPSFGDCLALEYLDISGNKFFGDISHSLSSCHKLSFLNISSNPFGGNIPVLPVQNLQFLYVADNELLGEIPLWLSTACSNLIELDLSTNNLSGTVPSGFGACSSLESLDISENKFSGELPIDIFTKMGALKKLFLSLNGFSGVLPDSLSQLVKLETLDLSANNFSGSIPSALCQGTETNLKELFLQNNLFTGSIPSSLSNCSQLVSLDLSFNSLGGTIPPSLGSLSKLRDMIIWLNKLQGEIPQELMYIQTLENLILDFNELTGTIPSGLSNCTNLNWISLSNNKLSGEIPAWIGQFSKLAILKLSNNSFSGRIPPELGDCKSLIWLDLNTNKLNGTIPPELFKQSGSIAVKYLSQKSYVYIKNDGSKECHGAGNLLEFAGINKEQLNRISTRNPCNFTRVYGGKLQPTFYNNGSIIFLDISYNMLSGSIPKEIGSTMYLYILNLGHNNISGEIPQEIGDIRSLNILDLSSNRLQGPIPQALTALSLLTEIDLSNNYLSGMIPEMGQLETFPASRFQNNSGLCGYPLPKCGEDPSSGLNSQHQKSHRRQASLAGSVAMGLLFSLFCIVGLIIVAIETKKRRKKKDASFDGYVDSRSHSGTANVSWKLTGAREALSINLATFEKPLRKLTFADLLNATNGFHNDSLIGSGGFGDVYKAQLKDGSIVAIKKLIHISGQGDREFTAEMETIGKIKHRNLVPLLGYCKVGEERLLVYEYMRYGSLEDVLHDPKKSGIKLNWTVRRKIAIGAARGLAFLHHNCIPHIIHRDMKSSNVLLDENLEARVSDFGMARLMSAMDTHLSVSTLAGTPGYVPPEYYQSFRCSTKGDVYSYGVVLLELLTGKRPTDSADFGDNNLVGWVKQHAKLKISDVFDPELMKEDPTLEIELLQHLKVACACLDDRPWRRPTMIQVMAMFKEIQAGCGIDSQSTIATEDGGFNAVEMVEMSIKEVPELSSKQ; translated from the coding sequence ATGAAAACTTTCAgctccttctttctcttcctcctcTCCCTCACTTTCCTATCTCTCCAAGCTTCCCAAGGTAGTACCACTTCCTCATCCTACAAAGACACCCAGCGGCTTCTCAACTTCAAAgccagtgtatcaaacccaacCCTCCTCTCCAACTGGCTTCCAAACCAAAACACATGTAACTTTACTGGCATTACTTGCAAGGACTCCTTGGTGTCCTCCATAGACCTTAGCTCTACCCATCTAGGCACCAACTTTAGCCTTGTCTCAACCTTCCTTCTCTCCCTTGACCACCTAGAGACCCTTGTTCTAAAAGGCATCAATCTCACAGGCACCATTTCTTTCACCAAATGTAACACCTTTTTAACCACCTTAGATCTCTCTCAAAACTCCCTCTCTGGCTCTCTCTCTGACATTTCCAACTTGGGTTCTTGCTCGAGTTTGAAGTCTCTCAACCTCTCAAACAACGGGCTAGACTCTTCTTTCCTCAAAGACTCACCAAGACTCAATCTTGAGGTACTTGATCTTTCTAACAACAAGCTCTCAGGTCCAAGCGTGATTACTTGGCTCTTCCAATCCAGCTGCAATGGTATGCAATGGTTGGTCTTGAAGGGAAACAAGCTCACTGGTGAGATAGGCCCAACTCTAGCCACTTGTGAGACCCTTAAACATCTAGACCTCTCATCCAACAATTTCTCAGTGGTTGTTCCTTCCTTTGGCGATTGTTTAGCTTTGGAGTACCTTGACATCTCTGGCAACAAGTTTTTTGGTGATATCAGCCACTCACTCTCTTCCTGTCACAAACTTAGCTTCTTGAACATATCCAGCAACCCGTTCGGTGGTAATATTCCAGTTCTCCCAGTACAAAACCTGCAGTTTCTTTATGTAGCTGACAATGAATTACTTGGTGAAATTCCTTTATGGCTTTCAACTGCTTGTTCCAACCTCATAGAGCTAGACCTTTCAACCAACAACCTCTCTGGCACGGTCCCAAGTGGTTTCGGCGCTTGTTCTTCTTTGGAATCTTTGGATATATCTGAGAATAAATTCTCAGGTGAATTACCAATCGATATTTTTACCAAGATGGGAGCTTTAAAGAAGCTGTTCTTGTCCTTGAATGGTTTCTCTGGTGTCCTGCCTGATTCTTTGTCTCAGCTAGTGAAATTGGAGACTTTGGATCTTAGTGCCAACAATTTCTCTGGCTCTATTCCTAGTGCTCTCTGTCAAGGCACTGAGACCAACTTGAAAGAGCTTTTCTTACAGAACAACCTGTTCACAGGTTCAATTCCCTCAAGTTTGAGCAACTGTTCACAACTGGTTTCTTTAGATTTGAGCTTCAATAGCCTGGGGGGAACTATACCTCCAAGCTTGGGAAGCTTGTCAAAGCTTAGAGATATGATAATCTGGTTGAACAAGTTACAAGGTGAAATCCCACAAGAGCTCATGTACATCCAGACACTTGAGAATCTGATCCTAGACTTCAATGAGCTGACAGGGACTATTCCTTCTGGGCTAAGCAACTGCACCAATCTGAATTGGATTTCCTTGTCAAACAACAAATTGAGTGGTGAGATTCCAGCGTGGATTGGTCAGTTTTCAAAGCTAGCAATACTGAAACTCAGTAATAACTCTTTCTCTGGGAGGATCCCACCTGAACTTGGGGACTGTAAGAGCTTGATATGGTTGGATCTCAATACTAATAAGTTGAATGGGACTATTCCACCTGAGCTTTTCAAGCAATCAGGTAGTATTGCAGTGAAGTACTTGAGTCAGAAGAGTTATGTGTACATCAAGAATGATGGGAGTAAGGAGTGTCATGGAGCTGGGAATTTGCTAGAGTTTGCTGGGATTAATAAAGAGCAGCTGAATAGGATTTCAACCAGGAATCCTTGCAATTTCACTAGAGTGTATGGAGGTAAGTTGCAACCTACATTTTACAACAATGGGTCAatcatttttcttgatatttcatACAACATGTTGTCTGGTAGTATTCCAAAGGAGATTGGGAGTACtatgtatctatatatattgaatttggGACATAACAATATCTCTGGAGAAATTCCACAGGAGATTGGGGATATAAGGAGTCTTAACATTCTTGATCTCTCTAGCAATAGGCTTCAAGGGCCAATTCCACAAGCCTTGACTGCATTGTCCCTGCTTACTGAGATTGATCTGTCTAATAACTATCTCAGTGGAATGATTCCTGAAATGGGTCAGCTTGAAACATTTCCAGCATCTAGATTTCAGAATAATTCAGGGTTATGTGGCTATCCTCTTCCCAAATGTGGTGAAGATCCGAGTTCGGGTTTGAATTCACAGCATCAGAAGTCTCATAGGAGACAAGCATCCCTTGCGGGGagtgtggcaatgggattgttGTTCTCTCTATTTTGTATCGTTGGACTGATTATAGTTGCTATTGAGAccaagaaaaggagaaaaaagaaggatGCGTCGTTTGATGGTTATGTTGATAGTCGATCTCATTCAGGCACAGCCAATGTTAGCTGGAAGCTAACTGGTGCCCGTGAAGCGTTAAGCATCAACCTTGCTACATTTGAGAAGCCGCTTCGGAAGCTCACTTTTGCTGATCTTCTTAATGCAACAAATGGGTTCCATAACGACAGCCTTATAGGGTCTGGTGGTTTTGGTGATGTGTACAAGGCTCAATTGAAAGATGGAAGCATTGTGGCCATCAAGAAACTAATACACATCAGCGGACAGGGTGATCGGGAATTCACTGCTGAAATGGAAACCATTGGGAAAATCAAGCACAGGAACCTTGTCCCGCTTCTGGGTTACTGCAAGGTAGGAGAGGAAAGGCTTTTGGTGTATGAGTACATGAGGTATGGAAGTTTAGAAGATGTTCTACATGACCCAAAGAAATCTGGGATCAAGCTGAATTGGACTGTAAGGAGGAAGATTGCCATTGGGGCTGCGAGGGGTTTGGCTTTTCTACACCATAATTGCATCCCACATATCATTCACAGGGACATGAAATCAAGCAATGTACTGCTTGATGAAAACTTGGAAGCCAGAGTCTCTGATTTTGGAATGGCCAGGCTTATGAGTGCGATGGATACTCATTTGAGTGTCAGCACTCTAGCGGGTACTCCTGGCTATGTCCCTCCTGAATACTATCAGAGCTTCAGATGTTCCACAAAAGGTGATGTTTACAGTTACGGGGTAGTTTTGCTTGAGCTGCTAACCGGGAAAAGACCAACTGATTCAGCTGATTTTGGTGACAACAATCTTGTGGGGTGGGTGAAACAGCATGCCAAATTGAAAATAAGTGATGTTTTTGATCCAGAACTAATGAAAGAGGATCCCACCCTAGAGATTGAGCTCTTACAACACTTAAAAGTGGCTTGTGCTTGCTTGGATGATAGGCCATGGCGGCGTCCCACAATGATTCAAGTCATGGCAATGTTCAAGGAAATCCAAGCAGGGTGTGGGATTGACTCTCAATCTAC
- the LOC126733279 gene encoding UDP-rhamnose/UDP-galactose transporter 4: MEKKMTSAKLSDRKGALDLASWMFNVVTSVGIILVNKALMAKYGFSFATTLTGLHFATTTLLTVILRRLGYIQASHLPISDLLKFVLFANFSIVGMNVSLMWNSVGFYQIAKLSMIPVSCFLEVVLDKVRYSRDTKLSIILVLLGVAVCTVTDVSVNAKGFIAALVAVWSTALQQYYVHYLQRNYSLGSFNLLGHTAPAQAVSLLLVGPFLDCWLTGKRVYAYDYTLTSVSFIILSCTIAVGTNLSQFICIGRFTAVSFQVLGHMKTILVLILGFIFFGKEGLNSQVILGMLIAVAGMMWYGNASAKPGGKERRSHSTPSNKSQRHVGSTESTELLDDKV; the protein is encoded by the exons ATGGAGAAAAAAATGACTTCAGCAAAGCTGTCTGATAGGAAAGGTGCTCTTGATTTGGCCTCATGGATGTTTAATGTTGTCACATCTGTTGGAATAATACTTGTCAACAAAGCCTTGATGGCTAAATATGGCTTTAGCTTTG CTACAACATTAACTGGTCTTCATTTTGCCACAACAACCTTGTTGACTGTTATTCTTAGGAGGCTGGGATATATCCAGGCCTCTCATCTACCAATTTCCGATCTTctgaaatttgttttatttgcaaACTTTTCCATAGTTGGGATGAATGTGAGTTTAATGTGGAATTCTGTGGGATTCTATCAG ATTGCAAAGCTGAGTATGATCCCGGTATCTTGTTTTCTCGAAGTTGTCTTGGACAAGGTGCGATACTCAAGGGACACGAAACTTAGCATAATATTAGTCCTTCTTGGTGTTGCAGTCTGTACTGTTACAGATGTGAGTGTCAATGCAAAGGGTTTTATAGCTGCTTTAGTGGCGGTTTGGAGCACGGCACTGCAGCAGTAT TATGTACACTATCTTCAGCGGAATTATTCTCTTGGATCTTTCAACTTATTGGGGCATACTGCTCCAGCACAGGCAGTATCCCTTCTTTTAGTCGGGCCCTTTCTGGATTGTTGGTTGACTGGTAAAAGAGTTTATGCATATGACTACACTCTCACATCTGTg TCATTCATAATTCTGTCCTGTACCATTGCGGTAGGGACCAATCTCAGTCAATTCATCTGCATAGGCAGATTTACGGCTGTGTCATTCCAAGTGCTTGGTCATATGAAGACTATTCTGGTCCTGATTTTAGGATTCATTTTCTTTGGGAAAGAAGGTCTCAATTCACAAGTAATTTTGGGTATGTTAATTGCCGTTGCGGGAATGATGTGGTATGGCAACGCCTCAGCTAAGCCAGGAGGGAAGGAGCGGCGTAGCCATTCAACTCCAAGCAACAAATCACAAAGACATGTTGGGTCGACGGAGTCCACTGAGCTGCTGGATGACAAGGTCTAG